The following coding sequences are from one Luteimonas sp. S4-F44 window:
- the tesB gene encoding acyl-CoA thioesterase II → MTPPVSELIDLLSLERLEDNLFRGQSRDIGTKYVFGGQVLGQALSAAQATMTAPRPAHSLHAYFLRAGDVDAPIVYDVDRTRDGGSFSVRRVTAIQHGKVIFFCAASFQEAEAGATHQLTMPEVPAPEDIAPQDPLPAEVLARLPVKVQRWLDRSGPFEFRHVYPRDELQPPKRPPFQQVWFRLSERVGDAPSLHRALLAYASDFHLLGTATFPHGISYYQPNVQMASLDHALWFHRPFRVDDWLLYSLDSPSAQDARGLARGQIFDRTGRLVASSAQEGMIRVRPDTPPAAD, encoded by the coding sequence ATGACCCCGCCCGTTTCGGAACTGATCGACCTGCTTTCGCTCGAGCGCCTCGAGGACAATCTGTTCCGTGGCCAGAGCCGCGACATCGGCACCAAGTACGTGTTCGGCGGCCAGGTGCTCGGCCAGGCGCTGTCGGCCGCACAGGCGACGATGACCGCGCCACGCCCGGCGCATTCGCTGCATGCCTACTTCCTGCGCGCCGGCGATGTCGACGCGCCGATCGTCTACGACGTCGACCGCACCCGCGACGGCGGCAGCTTCTCGGTGCGCCGCGTCACCGCGATCCAGCACGGCAAGGTGATCTTCTTCTGTGCGGCCTCGTTCCAGGAGGCCGAAGCCGGCGCCACGCACCAGCTGACGATGCCCGAAGTGCCGGCGCCCGAAGACATCGCTCCGCAGGACCCGCTGCCGGCCGAGGTGCTGGCCCGGCTGCCGGTCAAGGTCCAGCGCTGGCTCGACCGCAGCGGCCCGTTCGAGTTCCGCCACGTCTATCCGCGCGACGAACTGCAGCCGCCCAAGCGCCCACCGTTCCAGCAGGTATGGTTCCGGCTGTCGGAGCGCGTCGGCGACGCGCCGTCGCTGCACCGCGCGCTGCTCGCCTACGCCTCCGATTTCCATCTGCTCGGCACCGCCACCTTCCCGCACGGCATCAGCTACTACCAGCCGAACGTGCAGATGGCCTCGCTCGACCACGCGCTGTGGTTCCATCGTCCGTTCCGGGTCGACGATTGGCTGCTGTACTCGCTCGACAGCCCGAGCGCGCAGGATGCGCGGGGCCTGGCCCGCGGCCAGATCTTCGACCGCACCGGGCGCCTGGTTGCCAGCAGTGCGCAGGAAGGCATGATCCGCGTGCGTCCCGACACCCCGCCGGCGGCCGACTGA